TCTGGTATTTGTACTTTCATATCAGTAGCTTATAGCATAAATCACAGATAAAAACAACCAAATCCTACAACTTTCTTCAGTTTTCAAAGAGCAGTATCAATGTTTACGCGGGTTTCAGCCTGCATTTTTCAGGACGAACTAAATAGACTCCCTTTTACGCAAGTAAAAAAAAGTACATCGGTGAATGATGATCATAGGCCGATATGTCAGGAAGATACATGAGCCCTCGGGGCCCTTCCATGCAGCCGCTTCAGCAGTTCCGAAAAAGTCTCATAAAATTCCTGTTCAGGAATGGCTGTGGGAACAACCGCGTTCGTGAACGTGTAAAAATCCAGATCGTGAATGACGATCCGTTCTTTCATCGTCTTATGGAGGGGTGTGCCGGGAATGGGGGTGAGAACAGAGAGGATAGGGATTTGAATCCCGTTTGCCGCAATGAACTGTTCCAGATGTGCAAAATCATCCTCCGTATAATCCGGAGAAACGATGAAATCCCCCACAATGAGCATGTCCAACTCATGCAGGAGTTCAATAGATTGAGGGATGTCTTGAGCCCTGTACTTCTTGTTATAAGACGCTATCCTCCGGTCCTCCATATCTTCGAATCCAACCACTACCGCATGAAGACCGGCCTCTTTCCAATCCTTCAGCAAATCATAATGACGGATAATCGTGTCCGCCCGTACATCGGCGATGAATCGCTTTTGGATGCCCGCGTTTTTTATCTTACTACAGAGATCCTTCGACTCGGCAGGATTACCGAAAGTATTCGCATCCACCATACGGATAAAGGGGATATCACCCAACAGGCGGATGTCCCTGATTACGGAATCCGGAGAGTGGACAAGGTATTTTCCCCCTGTTATTCCCGGAATGGTGCAGAAAGAGCAAGTGTGCGTGCAACCATATGCGGTAATAACGAATCCCATCTTCATTCCCAGTTTTTCCAAAACATAGTGCTCTCTGTACCTCTCCACAAGGTCATAACGGGGCGCGCAATGCTCTACCAGATCGTGCAGTCCATAGTCTCTCGGCGTGTATGAAAGGGGAGATCCGGGTGAGGTCTTTGCAACACCGGGAATCGCCGTACCGTTATCCCCCTTTTGAATATGGTTTATCAGTTCGCTGAAGCTTCTTTTTCCAATGCCGATGACGATGAAGTCAATCTCTTCCCTGTTGAAATATGAAGGATCACATGTGGCGTGATTCCCCCCGACAACCACGACGGGATGACTCTTCTCCCTTATTTTCCGGGCATAGTGAAGCACCGAGTTGGCCTCGCAAGTGACCGCCGTAAAGCCGATCACTTCAGGACGGAAATCTTCGATAATCTTCCATAAGGAGTCTTCCTGTTCGCACTTCATATCGATGATCATCAGGTCATGTTCCGTCAGTGCCCCGGCAATTACCTCGAGACTGAAGGGTTCTCCCCTGAATATCTGTTTGATTGATGTCACCCCGTATTTCTCTTCCGGAATGCTCCGTCCGGAATTAGGCGGATTGACGAGAAGAATTTTCATGACAAGACAAACCCAGGAAAATGATTGATTTATGCTATAGAAACATTTCCGGTGATTGCTATCAGATAGGAGCATTTGTGTCAATGACAAAGAATCCTATCATGCTTCACCAATCGTCCTTAACAATGCATCCTTAATCCTTTCCATGAGTGTTCATTTTTCAAGCAAGGGACGACAGATAGGAACGGAGATTATGCTTTTTTGTCAGGCCCAGTTTATGTCTGATTTGATAGCGGTATACATTGACCGCACTATCGGAAACACTGAGAAATGACGCGATCTCTTTCGTAGCTTTTCCCTCCTTGACAAGATTGGCGACCTGCACTTCTCTCTTGGTAAGATTCAAATATTTCACCGACAATTTCTGGGCAAAGGGAGATACAATGTCTATCAGATTCGATTCAAGAACATTGACATACGACATGCCCTTCAGGTCCACATGGTTTTTCAATTTTTCCATATGGGGGAGAATAAGTACCTTGATGTTCGACAGCACCTTTTGTTCAAGTTCACTTTTATCCCCCTCTCTCTGCTTCAGCAAAACTCTTAAGGCCGCGTTCAGGTCTTCAAGTTCATGGGTCTTGGCCTCAAGCTCCTGCTCCCTTTTTTCCAGCGCCTCCTCCGCCTCCTTGCGTTCGGTAATGTCCCGGATCGACTCAATGGCGCCCACAATTTCCCCCTTGCTATTATAAAGGGGGGTTGCCTTTGCCCAGATAAAGGCCCTCCTCGACTTTAAAGGAACCCATTTTTGTACAATCAGAAGATCCTTCTGTTTCTCGAGGATAGAATAATAACTCCGCTCAATTTCCTCATCCGGTTTCAGAACCAGGTCCAGCAAGATGGGTCTTCGTACACCATAAAACGGCAGGGCATATTCATAGTCTCCTTTCCCCAGCATTTCTGGAGCATTAACCCCCGTCATTACCTCTATGGCACGATTCCAGGCGATAACCTTTCCACGCCGGTCGATGGCAAGGGTTGCATCAGGGAGAAAATCAATAATGTCTACCAGGCGTCTCTCTGATTCTCGACGGGCCTCTTCCACCCGTTTGTATTCCGTGATATCCATAGAGTTTCCCAGAATGGCAGGTCTGCCCTTGTAAATAATGGGTGTAATTGTCTCCATGATCCAGTGGATTTCACCGTTTCTGCCGATGACCCTGAATTCATAAGGAGAAGAGCGTCTCCCTTTAAGCATGTCGATGGCGCCCTTCCTCTGTATCTCCTTGTCTTCCGGGTGAACAATAGAGTTTGATTTTGTGCCTATCAGATCTTCCGGTGTGTAACCGGCGTATGAAGCGGCGTTGGGATTAGCCGATTGAAACAGCCCATCCTGCAATACATAGATACCAACAAGAGAGCGTTCCGTTAAGGTTTGGAAAAGCTGCTCACCCTCTCGCAGTTTTTCTAAATCACCTTTGTCATGAATGGTTTCTTTCTTCATTTTTTCAACCGTCTCCTGTTCCTTTCGGGTTCTGTTGTCATAATGCGTCCACCTGATGTTTAAAAATATCATCCGGTTATTTGGATTGCAAGGCCCCCCTCTTCTTATGAATCAACATCTATTTCTTGAGCAACAATGCTTTTAGGTATTCCAGCACGGGTGAAAGGTTTTCCGGTTTCACCTCATCAAAATCCTCACTCATGAACTTTCTCAAGGCCTCATCCTTTTCTACCATCCGGCCAATGGCAATGAGAAGCTTATCAAAGAAACCGATATCCTTACTCAATATCCTTCCGCGAAGGGGAAAGTATTTTATTTCTTTCCGTATATCCTCCGGAAAACTACTGTTGAAGATTTTCAGGATGTTGGGGTGCTGGGGGGGTGTGCCCGACGTTGTAAATAAAACCACTTTTCCCCCCTTGACGGCATTCCAGGTTTCGACGATCAGCGGAGCAATGACAATCCGGCCCATTCTGACAGAACCGCCAAAGACAATCACGTCGTATTCGGCAAATTCAGGTTTATCTCCCTTATCCACATCTACTATTTCACTGGGAATATCTTTATGGATCCAGTCAGCATACTGTCTCGTGCTTCCATACTTGCTCTGATATACAATCAGCACCCTGGGACTGCATGCCTCATCCAAGCCGCTATAGGTTTTGACAGCGGAAGTTTCACTGACCGGCGCGTGTGTACAGGTAGTAGCGCAAAAGCAAGCCAGTAAAATGGCCAGCAGCATGGACCATCGATTCATCATGTTGAAACCAGTTCCCTTCCGTGTAACCCTTATTTGCCTTTCTCTACTTGGCTCATATCATGCAAATAAAACTATTAAAGTCAAGATAAATAGTTAATCTCACTTGACATAATGATAACTTTCCGTTAAAGAAAGTACACTAGTGGAATTAATTTAATCTTAAGGGGGAAAACATGAGAAGAATACTAATAGTAGCGCTTTGTATCTTTTTGCTGTCAGGTTGTGCTGCAACGAGTATGGTTGCGCCCGATCGTAAACCTGATCTTACGTCTCGGCCTGATACGGCCACCCTTGTAATCATTCGCGATACATTTATGGGTACTGCCATCGTATTTTGGAACTATTTAGATGGAAAGTTTATAGGGGAAACCAAAGGTAAAACGTATTTTGTTACCAATGTTAAACCGGGACCGCACTATGTCGTTGTCGCAACTGAAAACACAGCGGTTGCGAATCTCGACTTTCAGCCAGGGAAGACATATTATCTCCGTGAGGGCGTTACTATGGGATTGTGGCGCGCCCGCACATCCGGCTTCTCGCCATTGAATCCTCAGGACGCAATGGAAGCCATTAATAATTGCACATATTGGGAGTATGATCCGAAAAAAGGCGGCGAAGACATGGATCCGAAGTTATACCAGCAGGCAATCGCGGATTACCATACAGAAATAAAACAAAACCCGGAAGGATTCAAGAATATGCTTGAATATAAGGGATATTAGTCTTTAGAGTTACAGTTCATAATTCCCATCAACTATGGGAATAAACCACTTTACGCCGTTTCCCTAAAGCTCGACAAAGTAATAATAGACATGGGTGTATGCCGATTCCGGATGTCGGCATACACCCATATATTTCGGTCATTTCTTCTTGACACATAACTCACTCCTATC
This genomic stretch from Deltaproteobacteria bacterium harbors:
- a CDS encoding DUF2846 domain-containing protein, translating into MRRILIVALCIFLLSGCAATSMVAPDRKPDLTSRPDTATLVIIRDTFMGTAIVFWNYLDGKFIGETKGKTYFVTNVKPGPHYVVVATENTAVANLDFQPGKTYYLREGVTMGLWRARTSGFSPLNPQDAMEAINNCTYWEYDPKKGGEDMDPKLYQQAIADYHTEIKQNPEGFKNMLEYKGY
- a CDS encoding PAS domain S-box protein, which translates into the protein MKKETIHDKGDLEKLREGEQLFQTLTERSLVGIYVLQDGLFQSANPNAASYAGYTPEDLIGTKSNSIVHPEDKEIQRKGAIDMLKGRRSSPYEFRVIGRNGEIHWIMETITPIIYKGRPAILGNSMDITEYKRVEEARRESERRLVDIIDFLPDATLAIDRRGKVIAWNRAIEVMTGVNAPEMLGKGDYEYALPFYGVRRPILLDLVLKPDEEIERSYYSILEKQKDLLIVQKWVPLKSRRAFIWAKATPLYNSKGEIVGAIESIRDITERKEAEEALEKREQELEAKTHELEDLNAALRVLLKQREGDKSELEQKVLSNIKVLILPHMEKLKNHVDLKGMSYVNVLESNLIDIVSPFAQKLSVKYLNLTKREVQVANLVKEGKATKEIASFLSVSDSAVNVYRYQIRHKLGLTKKHNLRSYLSSLA
- a CDS encoding radical SAM protein — translated: MKILLVNPPNSGRSIPEEKYGVTSIKQIFRGEPFSLEVIAGALTEHDLMIIDMKCEQEDSLWKIIEDFRPEVIGFTAVTCEANSVLHYARKIREKSHPVVVVGGNHATCDPSYFNREEIDFIVIGIGKRSFSELINHIQKGDNGTAIPGVAKTSPGSPLSYTPRDYGLHDLVEHCAPRYDLVERYREHYVLEKLGMKMGFVITAYGCTHTCSFCTIPGITGGKYLVHSPDSVIRDIRLLGDIPFIRMVDANTFGNPAESKDLCSKIKNAGIQKRFIADVRADTIIRHYDLLKDWKEAGLHAVVVGFEDMEDRRIASYNKKYRAQDIPQSIELLHELDMLIVGDFIVSPDYTEDDFAHLEQFIAANGIQIPILSVLTPIPGTPLHKTMKERIVIHDLDFYTFTNAVVPTAIPEQEFYETFSELLKRLHGRAPRAHVSS